In Thermodesulfobacteriota bacterium, the DNA window CCAACGCCGGAATAGGGCTCGGCGTAATCCTTACTAAGGCGTCCGAAAAGACCGGGACCAAACTCACCGGCTGCCACGTCTACGCCGCAAAGCTCCATAACGAGCGGTTCATGCAGATGGAGAGCGGGCTCCCGGAGAAGTATCAGGCCGAGGAGGAACTGAAAAAACAGCGGGAGACTCACGACAGCCTCATCACGAAGGGGCTCGAGATAATCTCCGACTCCTACCTCGCCGTCCTCCACGCCCGCGCCACGGAGGCCGGGATAGAGCCCCGCGGGGTGAACAGGGAGGGCAAGAACTACGAGGAGATCGTAAAAGAGGTGGAAGAGGGCGGCTACGACCTGGCCGTGCTAGGCGCGCTCGGGCTCGGAAAAGTGGGAACGAGCCGGGTGGGGAGCGTATGCGAGCGGGTGGTTAGAAGGGTCCGGTCGGACGTGCTCGTCACCAGAGACTCCGCGCCGACTCCAGGAAAGGAGAAAGGCAAAATCCTTGTAGCCATAGACGGAAGCCCGGCTTCGTTCGGGGGACTCAAGACCGCCCTTGAGCTGTCGAAGATATTCGACGCCGAGGTCGAGGCCGTTAGCGCCTTCGACCCGGACTACCACTACGCCGCCTTCAAGAGCATAGCCGGC includes these proteins:
- a CDS encoding universal stress protein, translating into MYKNILICLDNSDHANAGIGLGVILTKASEKTGTKLTGCHVYAAKLHNERFMQMESGLPEKYQAEEELKKQRETHDSLITKGLEIISDSYLAVLHARATEAGIEPRGVNREGKNYEEIVKEVEEGGYDLAVLGALGLGKVGTSRVGSVCERVVRRVRSDVLVTRDSAPTPGKEKGKILVAIDGSPASFGGLKTALELSKIFDAEVEAVSAFDPDYHYAAFKSIAGVLSEEAGKIFKFEEQEKLHDEIIDKGLAKIYQGHLTTAVRMAKAEGFEIGEKLLSGKPYDKLIGYVKEVKPLMLVMGRTGVHTAPGLDIGSNTENCLREVGCHLLISSREFAPPETASTDAPPLAWTDEASAILNKIPSFARGIVRNMVEETARKQGLTEVTDELMWKVRKDMGQ